In Pithys albifrons albifrons isolate INPA30051 chromosome 8, PitAlb_v1, whole genome shotgun sequence, a single window of DNA contains:
- the NEMP2 gene encoding nuclear envelope integral membrane protein 2 isoform X3 translates to MDVIEKQDENCYCYVQNRTIRLQYLWSTLQVKVNSREKFRFEHISEKSNCQNSETVFEFALCAVQVFWKPETCTETSVSIKQYGEDVCFKIQPFKNEPYAVRVKREMLDGKLLFLFVAGIFLFHFASSLSRNSKFFYLSGMILGVLALLVFVLLTLKRFIPRHSTFWILMTGCWMASLYFIYCFKENMEWLWSEHRFYLLGYFLSVGITSFAICYQHGPLTTELSITLFMWTLQLTAFVLIYCGVTIPQVAYAVIAVSLCSKGLGYPLGAACHIARKMKNHFKSKKLVFKYLTEEEYREQGETETIRALEELRSFCSSPDFPSWIAVSRLRSPHRFAEFVLGFSHISPAETKAHDELYGIGSSFLEEQLFETRAHSEQDDPANSIHEDEEDEDDEDERHKQISFPYATEVL, encoded by the exons GTCAAAGTtaacagcagagaaaagttCAGGTTTGagcacatttcagaaaaaagcaACTGTCAGAATTCAGAAACTGTTTTTGAGTTTGCCTTGTGTGCTGTTCAAGTGTTCTGGAAGCCAGAGACATGTACAGAAACTTCTGTGAGCATAAAACAATATGGAGAGGATGTTTGTTTCAAAATACAGCCCTTCAAAAATGAACCGTACGCTGTGAGGGTGAAACGAGAAA TGCTAGATGGAAAgctcttgtttttgtttgtagCTGGAatttttctgttccattttgCAAGCAGCCTGAGCAG GAATAGCAAGTTCTTTTACCTTTCTGGAATGATACTGGGTGTTCTTGCTCTGCTAGTCTTTGTACTGTTGACACTTAAAAGGTTTATTCCAAGG CACAGTACCTTCTGGATCCTAATGACTGGCTGCTGGATGGCCTCCCTCTATTTTATTTACTGCTTCAAAGAGAATATGGAGTGGTTGTGGTCTGAACACAGATTCTACTTGTTGG GGTATTTTCTGTCTGTTGGGATTACCAGCTTTGCCATTTGCTATCAGCACGGGCCACTcaccacagagctcagcatAACCTTGTTCATGTGGACCCTACAATTAACAGCCTTTGTCCTGATCTACTGTGGTGTCACCATACCTCAAGTTGCATATGCAGTGATAGCAGTCAGCCTCTGCTCCAAAGGCCTGGGTTACCCCCTTGGTGCTGCTTGCCACATAGCCAG AAAAATGAAGAATCACTTTAAATCAAAAAAGTTGGTATTTAAGTACCTTACTGAAGAGGAGTATCGAGAACAAGGTGAAACTGAAACTATCAGAGCTCTGGAGGAGCTGCGCTCGTTCTGCAGCAGCCCCGACTTCCCGTCATGGATAGCTGTATCCAGACTCCGGTCCCCACACAG GTTTGCAGAGTTTGTTCTGGGATTTTCCCACATCTCACCTGCAGAAACAAAGGCACATGATGAGCTATACGGCATTGGCAGCTCCTTCCTGGAAGAGCAGCTGTTTGAGACAAGGGCACATTCTGAGCAAGATGATCCAGCCAATTCCATCCATGAAGATGAGgaggatgaagatgatgaagatgaaAGGCATAAACAAATCTCATTTCCATATGCTACTGAGGTGCTCTGA